A region from the Andrena cerasifolii isolate SP2316 chromosome 9, iyAndCera1_principal, whole genome shotgun sequence genome encodes:
- the LOC143373129 gene encoding uncharacterized protein LOC143373129 isoform X1 → MCIRICKKRLMFIDILGRIQHWSGIVQNKLDICKNDIEALRRELKARACEIAALTKKLADCEDREGEMVATQTEVQEQVVEEITEKDHQDEAEDKSYEDSKIGPDDLTQDTEEKEEKLLETGRLEIICTDAAIQSMAKDKERMRRELELEAEIARLRKENERIVKERAEYENAIQRALLRGVSSLNVEALRVLRCPPIPCCTPCAPCPGSVAEPIAACRREATPRGCVAQRTAGAKNGARKQSCCIVKRPCASPCCSAVKSRNSSMVFLLHQGDTGNIHVSNDTAVPRVCGSPVMKKIEIPRCPRFSR, encoded by the exons ATGTGCATCAGAATTTGCAAGAAGCGG CTGATGTTCATCGACATACTCGGCCGTATTCAACATTGGAGCGGGATCGTGCAAAACAAGCTGGACATTTGCAAAAACGACATCGAAGCCCTGCGCAGAGAGCTGAAGGCGCGAGCTTGCGAGATCGCCGCACTGACGAAGAAGCTGGCAGACTGTGAGGATCGCGAG GGGGAAATGGTTGCCACCCAAACCGAAGTACAGGAACAAGTCGTAGAGGAGATCACCGAAAAAGATCATCAGGACGAGGCGGAGGACAAAAGCTATGAAGATTCGAAGATCGGTCCCGACGACCTGACTCAAGATACCGAAGAGAAGGAAGAGAAGCTTCTGGAGACTGGAAGACTGGAGATCATCTGCACGGACGCAGCTATTCAGTCGATGGCGAAAGATAAGGAGAGGATGAGGCGCGAGCTCGAG CTTGAAGCCGAGATAGCACGGCTTCGCAAAGAAAACGAGCGAATCGTGAAGGAACGTGCCGAGTACGAGAACGCGATCCAGCGGGCACTGCTTCGAGGCGTTTCCTCATTGAACGTCGAGGCACTGAGGGTCCTCCGCTGTCCACCCATCCCCTGTTGCACCCCTTGCGCGCCATGTCCAGGATCCGTCGC GGAACCGATCGCGGCGTGCAGAAGGGAAGCGACGCCCAGAGGTTGCGTTGCCCAGCGTACCGCGGGCGCAAAAAACGGCGCCCGAAAGCAGAGCTGTTGCATCGTGAAGCGACCTTGCGCCAGCCCCTGCTGCTCCGCGGTAAAAAGCCGGAACAGCAGCATGGTCTTCCTGCTCCATCAGGGTGACACTGGGAACATCCACGTATCCAACGACACGGCAGTTCCGCGGGTCTGTGGCTCGCCCGTGATGAAGAAGATCGAAATACCGCGGTGTCCTAGATTCAGCAGGTGA
- the LOC143373129 gene encoding uncharacterized protein LOC143373129 isoform X2, with the protein MFIDILGRIQHWSGIVQNKLDICKNDIEALRRELKARACEIAALTKKLADCEDREGEMVATQTEVQEQVVEEITEKDHQDEAEDKSYEDSKIGPDDLTQDTEEKEEKLLETGRLEIICTDAAIQSMAKDKERMRRELELEAEIARLRKENERIVKERAEYENAIQRALLRGVSSLNVEALRVLRCPPIPCCTPCAPCPGSVAEPIAACRREATPRGCVAQRTAGAKNGARKQSCCIVKRPCASPCCSAVKSRNSSMVFLLHQGDTGNIHVSNDTAVPRVCGSPVMKKIEIPRCPRFSR; encoded by the exons ATGTTCATCGACATACTCGGCCGTATTCAACATTGGAGCGGGATCGTGCAAAACAAGCTGGACATTTGCAAAAACGACATCGAAGCCCTGCGCAGAGAGCTGAAGGCGCGAGCTTGCGAGATCGCCGCACTGACGAAGAAGCTGGCAGACTGTGAGGATCGCGAG GGGGAAATGGTTGCCACCCAAACCGAAGTACAGGAACAAGTCGTAGAGGAGATCACCGAAAAAGATCATCAGGACGAGGCGGAGGACAAAAGCTATGAAGATTCGAAGATCGGTCCCGACGACCTGACTCAAGATACCGAAGAGAAGGAAGAGAAGCTTCTGGAGACTGGAAGACTGGAGATCATCTGCACGGACGCAGCTATTCAGTCGATGGCGAAAGATAAGGAGAGGATGAGGCGCGAGCTCGAG CTTGAAGCCGAGATAGCACGGCTTCGCAAAGAAAACGAGCGAATCGTGAAGGAACGTGCCGAGTACGAGAACGCGATCCAGCGGGCACTGCTTCGAGGCGTTTCCTCATTGAACGTCGAGGCACTGAGGGTCCTCCGCTGTCCACCCATCCCCTGTTGCACCCCTTGCGCGCCATGTCCAGGATCCGTCGC GGAACCGATCGCGGCGTGCAGAAGGGAAGCGACGCCCAGAGGTTGCGTTGCCCAGCGTACCGCGGGCGCAAAAAACGGCGCCCGAAAGCAGAGCTGTTGCATCGTGAAGCGACCTTGCGCCAGCCCCTGCTGCTCCGCGGTAAAAAGCCGGAACAGCAGCATGGTCTTCCTGCTCCATCAGGGTGACACTGGGAACATCCACGTATCCAACGACACGGCAGTTCCGCGGGTCTGTGGCTCGCCCGTGATGAAGAAGATCGAAATACCGCGGTGTCCTAGATTCAGCAGGTGA
- the Fib gene encoding rRNA 2'-O-methyltransferase fibrillarin, whose amino-acid sequence MGKPGFSPGGGGGGGGGFRGGRGGGGGFRGGSSGRGGARGGGGGRGGGRGGGRGGGTPRGRGGGGGRGGRGGRGGGGGGFKGGKTVVIEPHRHEGVFIARGKEDALVTLNLVPGSEVYGEKRISVEGENAEKIEYRVWNPFRSKLAAAILGGIDQIHMPPGCKVLYLGAASGTTVSHVADVVGPEGLVYAVEFSHRSGRDLINVAKKRTNIIPIIEDARHPHKYRMLIGMVDTIFADVAQPDQARIVALNAQYFLKNGGHFVISIKASCIDSTAQPEAVFAAEVKKLVSDKLKPQEQITLEPYERDHAVVVGVFRPPPKKST is encoded by the exons ATGGGGAAGCCAG gATTTTCACCGGGCGGTGGGGGTGGCGGCGGAGGTGGATTTAGAGGAGGTAGAGGAGGTGGAGGCGGATTTAGAGGAGGCAGCAGTGGACGTGGTGGAGCAAGAGGCGGAGGAGGTGGGAGGGGTGGTGGCCGGGGGGGTGGAAGAGGTGGAGGTACCCCACGTGGACGTGGTGGTGGCGGCGgtcgaggaggaagaggaggacgtGGAGGAGGTGGCGGTGGTTTCAAGGGTGGCAAAACAGTTGTCATAGAACCGCATCGTCACGAAGGTGTTTTCATAGCCAGAGGAAAAGAGGATGCGTTAGTTACTTTAAATTTAGTACCAGGTTCAGAAGTATATGGTGAGAAGAGGATTAGCGTCGAG GGAGAGAACGCGGAGAAGATTGAATACAGAGTGTGGAATCCCTTCAGATCGAAATTAGCTGCAGCTATACTTGGTGGTATAGATCAAATTCACATGCCTCCTGGCTGCAAAGTTTTGTACTTGGGTGCTGCATCTGGAACGACGGTGTCACACGTAGCAGATGTTGTTGGTCCG gaaGGACTAGTATATGCCGTGGAATTTTCTCACAGATCAGGTAGAGATCTTATAAATGTCGCCAAGAAACGGACAAATATCATTCCCATAATTGAGGATGCGAGGCACCCCCACAAGTACAGGATGCTTATTGGAATGGTAGATACAATATTTGCCGATGTGGCACAGCCTGATCAAGCCAGAATAGTGGCTTTGAATGCTCAGTACTTCCTGAAGAATGGCGGTCACTTCGTTATTTCCATTAAG GCAAGCTGTATAGATTCCACGGCCCAGCCTGAAGCAGTATTCGCCGCGGAGGTGAAGAAGCTTGTTTCCGACAAATTGAAACCACAGGAGCAGATTACATTAGAACCATACGAAAGAGATCACGCCGTTGTAGTCGGCGTCTTCAGGCCACCACCTAAGAAATCAacttaa
- the Xpd gene encoding general transcription and DNA repair factor IIH helicase subunit XPD isoform X1, with translation MKITVDGLLVYFPYDYIYPEQYAYMLELKRSLDAKGHCLLEMPSGTGKTITLLSLIVAYMLENPLDITKLIYCSRTVPEIEKVIEELKKLIDYYEKETESKPKIVGLVLSSRKNMCIHPEVSREREGKIVDGRCHSLTASYVRERHNYDEATPICNFYEGFDMEGKEQVVPSGIYSIDDLKEYGRDRNWCPYFLARFTILHAQIVVYSYHYLLDPKIAETVSKELSKSSVVVFDEAHNIDNVCIDSMSVKINRRTLEKSCDNIQLLEKTVAEMKEDDVNKLREEYDRLVEGLKDAQVARETDIILANPILPTEVLHEVVPGNIRNAEHFVSFLKRFVEYLKTRLRVQHVIQESPAAFLRDVQSKVSIERKPLRFCAERLASLLRTMEITDFTDFSPIILVTHLATLVSTYTRGFTVIVEPFDDKTPTVLNPVLQFSCLDSSIAMKPIFDRFQSVVITSGTLSPLDMYPKILNFHPVVMSSFTMTLARPCLLPMIVSKGNDQVAISSKYETREDVAVIRNYGQLLVEFASTVPDGLVCFFTSYLYMESVVAAWYDQGVVDQLQRHKLLFIETQDSAETSLALINYIKACENGRGAVLLSVARGKVSEGVDFDHHLGRAVLMFGIPYVYTQSRILKARLEYLRDQFQIRENDFLTFDAMRHAAQCVGRAIRGKTDYGIMVFADKRFSRIDKRSKLPKWIQEHLIDSLCNLSTEEAVQISKRWLRQMAQPFTRENQLGLSLLTREQLEKDEYGKIEQTAQQN, from the exons ATGAA GATCACCGTTGACGGCTTACTGGTATATTTCCCGTACGATTACATTTATCCGGAGCAATATGCGTACATGTTGGAGCTCAAGCGGAGCTTGGATGCAAAA GGGCACTGTTTATTGGAAATGCCCTCAGGCACTGGCAAAACAATAACCCTGTTATCGTTAATTGTAGCGTACATGCTGGAAAATCCATTGGATATtacgaaattaatttattgttcCCGAACGGTACCGGAGATAGAAAAAGTTATAGAGGAGCTGAAGAAGCTTATTGATTATTACGAGAAAGAGACTGAGAGTAAACCTAAGATCGTTGGCTTAGTGCTCAGTTCCAGGAAGAATATGTGTATTCATCCCGAG gtgaGCAGAGAACGAGAAGGCAAAATCGTTGATGGACGTTGTCATTCTCTCACAGCTTCTTATGTTCGTGAGAGACACAATTACGATGAGGCTACACCAATCTGTAATTTTTACGAAGGCTTCGACATGGAGGGGAAGGAACAAGTTGTGCCATCAGGCATATACTCTATCGATGATTTAAAGGAATATGGAAGGGACCGGAATTGGTGTCCATACTTTCTTGCAAGGTTTACA ATACTGCATGCCCAGATTGTGGTGTACAGTTATCATTATTTGTTAGACCCTAAAATTGCTGAAACTGTGTCGAAAGAGTTGAGTAAATCTTCGGTTGTGGTTTTTGACGAAGCTCATAATATAGATAACGTGTGCATTGATTCGATGAGTGTAAAGATAAATAGAAGAACTTTGGAAAAAAGTTGTGATAATATACAGCTTCTCGAAAAAACAGTGGCAGAGATGAAGGAAGATgatgtaaataaattgagagaaGAGTACGATAGATTGGTGGAAGGATTGAAAGATGCACAGGTTGCGAGAGAAACTGATATCATTTTAGCAAATCCTATTTTACCAACCGAAGTTCTACACGAGGTGGTCCCTGGTAATATAAGAAATGCGGAACACTTTGTTAGCTTCTTAAAACGTTTTGTAGAATACCTGAAGACACGTTTGCGTGTGCAACATGTCATACAAGAATCTCCCGCCGCATTCCTGAGAGATGTTCAATCGAAAGTGTCGATAGAACGCAAACCATTAAGGTTCTGCGCTGAACGATTGGCCTCGCTTTTACGCACTATGGAGATAACTGATTTCACCGATTTTTCACCAATAATTTTGGTGACGCACCTTGCTACGTTAGTTTCCACGTACACCCGAGGATTCACCGTCATAGTAGAACCATTCGATGATAAAACGCCCACTGTTTTAAATCCAGTTCTCCAATTCAGTTGCTTAGATTCATCAATTGCGATGAAGCCTATATTTGATAGGTTCCAGTCAGTAGTGATCACTTCAGGGACATTGTCTCCATTGGATATGTACCCCAAAATTCTCAACTTCCATCCAGTCGTGATGTCGTCCTTTACTATGACACTGGCTAGACCGTGCCTTTTGCCTATG ATCGTATCGAAAGGTAACGATCAAGTtgcaatttcatcaaaatatgAAACGCGGGAAGACGTTGCTGTTATAAGGAATTACGGTCAACTACTAGTTGAATTCGCATCTACCGTTCCCGATGGCTTAGTTTGCTTTTTTACCTCGTATTTGTACATGGAGTCTGTCGTTGCTGCATG GTATGACCAGGGCGTTGTAGATCAACTTCAGAGGCACAAGCTACTCTTTATCGAGACTCAGGATTCTGCAGAAACGAGTCTGGCtcttataaattatataaaggCTTGCGAAAACGGAAGAGGCGCAGTTCTTCTTTCTGTAGCGCGTGGAAAAGTATCGGAAGGAGTCGACTTCGATCACCACCTGGGAAGAGCGGTTTTAATGTTTGGGATTCCTTACGTGTACACGCAGTCGCGTATTTTGAAAGCGCGTCTAGAATATCTTCGCGATCAATTTCAA ATTCgggaaaatgattttttaacttTCGATGCAATGAGACACGCGGCACAATGTGTTGGACGAGCGATTAGAGGGAAAACTGATTATGGTATAATGGTGTTTGCAGATAAG CGATTTTCAAGAATAGATAAAAGAAGTAAGTTACCAAAGTGGATACAAGAACATTTGATCGACAGTTTGTGTAACTTGTCGACTGAAGAAGCCGTACAG ATAAGTAAACGATGGTTGCGACAAATGGCTCAACCATTCACTCGTGAAAATCAATTAGGGTTGTCATTGTTAACGCGAGAGCAGCTTGAAAAAGACGAATATGGTAAAATCGAACAAACGGCGCAACAAAATTGA
- the Xpd gene encoding general transcription and DNA repair factor IIH helicase subunit XPD isoform X2 yields the protein MLENPLDITKLIYCSRTVPEIEKVIEELKKLIDYYEKETESKPKIVGLVLSSRKNMCIHPEVSREREGKIVDGRCHSLTASYVRERHNYDEATPICNFYEGFDMEGKEQVVPSGIYSIDDLKEYGRDRNWCPYFLARFTILHAQIVVYSYHYLLDPKIAETVSKELSKSSVVVFDEAHNIDNVCIDSMSVKINRRTLEKSCDNIQLLEKTVAEMKEDDVNKLREEYDRLVEGLKDAQVARETDIILANPILPTEVLHEVVPGNIRNAEHFVSFLKRFVEYLKTRLRVQHVIQESPAAFLRDVQSKVSIERKPLRFCAERLASLLRTMEITDFTDFSPIILVTHLATLVSTYTRGFTVIVEPFDDKTPTVLNPVLQFSCLDSSIAMKPIFDRFQSVVITSGTLSPLDMYPKILNFHPVVMSSFTMTLARPCLLPMIVSKGNDQVAISSKYETREDVAVIRNYGQLLVEFASTVPDGLVCFFTSYLYMESVVAAWYDQGVVDQLQRHKLLFIETQDSAETSLALINYIKACENGRGAVLLSVARGKVSEGVDFDHHLGRAVLMFGIPYVYTQSRILKARLEYLRDQFQIRENDFLTFDAMRHAAQCVGRAIRGKTDYGIMVFADKRFSRIDKRSKLPKWIQEHLIDSLCNLSTEEAVQISKRWLRQMAQPFTRENQLGLSLLTREQLEKDEYGKIEQTAQQN from the exons ATGCTGGAAAATCCATTGGATATtacgaaattaatttattgttcCCGAACGGTACCGGAGATAGAAAAAGTTATAGAGGAGCTGAAGAAGCTTATTGATTATTACGAGAAAGAGACTGAGAGTAAACCTAAGATCGTTGGCTTAGTGCTCAGTTCCAGGAAGAATATGTGTATTCATCCCGAG gtgaGCAGAGAACGAGAAGGCAAAATCGTTGATGGACGTTGTCATTCTCTCACAGCTTCTTATGTTCGTGAGAGACACAATTACGATGAGGCTACACCAATCTGTAATTTTTACGAAGGCTTCGACATGGAGGGGAAGGAACAAGTTGTGCCATCAGGCATATACTCTATCGATGATTTAAAGGAATATGGAAGGGACCGGAATTGGTGTCCATACTTTCTTGCAAGGTTTACA ATACTGCATGCCCAGATTGTGGTGTACAGTTATCATTATTTGTTAGACCCTAAAATTGCTGAAACTGTGTCGAAAGAGTTGAGTAAATCTTCGGTTGTGGTTTTTGACGAAGCTCATAATATAGATAACGTGTGCATTGATTCGATGAGTGTAAAGATAAATAGAAGAACTTTGGAAAAAAGTTGTGATAATATACAGCTTCTCGAAAAAACAGTGGCAGAGATGAAGGAAGATgatgtaaataaattgagagaaGAGTACGATAGATTGGTGGAAGGATTGAAAGATGCACAGGTTGCGAGAGAAACTGATATCATTTTAGCAAATCCTATTTTACCAACCGAAGTTCTACACGAGGTGGTCCCTGGTAATATAAGAAATGCGGAACACTTTGTTAGCTTCTTAAAACGTTTTGTAGAATACCTGAAGACACGTTTGCGTGTGCAACATGTCATACAAGAATCTCCCGCCGCATTCCTGAGAGATGTTCAATCGAAAGTGTCGATAGAACGCAAACCATTAAGGTTCTGCGCTGAACGATTGGCCTCGCTTTTACGCACTATGGAGATAACTGATTTCACCGATTTTTCACCAATAATTTTGGTGACGCACCTTGCTACGTTAGTTTCCACGTACACCCGAGGATTCACCGTCATAGTAGAACCATTCGATGATAAAACGCCCACTGTTTTAAATCCAGTTCTCCAATTCAGTTGCTTAGATTCATCAATTGCGATGAAGCCTATATTTGATAGGTTCCAGTCAGTAGTGATCACTTCAGGGACATTGTCTCCATTGGATATGTACCCCAAAATTCTCAACTTCCATCCAGTCGTGATGTCGTCCTTTACTATGACACTGGCTAGACCGTGCCTTTTGCCTATG ATCGTATCGAAAGGTAACGATCAAGTtgcaatttcatcaaaatatgAAACGCGGGAAGACGTTGCTGTTATAAGGAATTACGGTCAACTACTAGTTGAATTCGCATCTACCGTTCCCGATGGCTTAGTTTGCTTTTTTACCTCGTATTTGTACATGGAGTCTGTCGTTGCTGCATG GTATGACCAGGGCGTTGTAGATCAACTTCAGAGGCACAAGCTACTCTTTATCGAGACTCAGGATTCTGCAGAAACGAGTCTGGCtcttataaattatataaaggCTTGCGAAAACGGAAGAGGCGCAGTTCTTCTTTCTGTAGCGCGTGGAAAAGTATCGGAAGGAGTCGACTTCGATCACCACCTGGGAAGAGCGGTTTTAATGTTTGGGATTCCTTACGTGTACACGCAGTCGCGTATTTTGAAAGCGCGTCTAGAATATCTTCGCGATCAATTTCAA ATTCgggaaaatgattttttaacttTCGATGCAATGAGACACGCGGCACAATGTGTTGGACGAGCGATTAGAGGGAAAACTGATTATGGTATAATGGTGTTTGCAGATAAG CGATTTTCAAGAATAGATAAAAGAAGTAAGTTACCAAAGTGGATACAAGAACATTTGATCGACAGTTTGTGTAACTTGTCGACTGAAGAAGCCGTACAG ATAAGTAAACGATGGTTGCGACAAATGGCTCAACCATTCACTCGTGAAAATCAATTAGGGTTGTCATTGTTAACGCGAGAGCAGCTTGAAAAAGACGAATATGGTAAAATCGAACAAACGGCGCAACAAAATTGA